aaaacatgtttttttaggaatacctggaatatgaaattatgaaaatttttcattatgaagatatttcaagaaaacaacctgaccgggtcatttttgacccacttatggaaggttggggtagtaacacaaaaactacaatttcttaaaatgtataaaagataagttaaaaatgtgaatggcatgatatcaaaaacatgttttttttaggaatacctggaatatgaaatgatgaaaaattttcattatgaagatatttcaagaaaacaacctgaccgggtcatttttgacccacttatggaaggttggggtagtaacacaaaaactacaatttcttaaaatgtataaaagataagttaaaaatgtgaatggcatgatatcaaaaacatgttttttttaggaatacctggaatatgaaatgatgaaaaattttcattatgaagatatttcaagaaaacaacctgaccgggtcactTTTGACccactcatgcatctaagggttcaCTTTGTATCAGGCATGAATTGTATGTAATACCTTTGTTTTGAGCCCTCAGAAACTCTGACTCCTCTTCTTTCATCCGAACTCGTGGTAAGGAAGTACCACAAGTTTTCTTCTGGAGCAAAAAGAAGTcaactcaagaaaaaaaaaaaaaaacttccttccttcctcctgagACTGGAAAGGAAAAGCGGCAGCAATTCCAAGTCTGCTCAGGTGGGCAGACGGCACTTTTGTGGACAATAATAGCGAGGAGAGGGACGTCTGGATTTTTACAGCACATGGGAAGCTGTTCAATATTACATAAGGTCTCCGATTTCTCCAATACACAAAACGCTGGGCGACACAGGACCTTTTGGCATCATCTGAGCTGCGTTTATTCAAGCCGTGTACAAAGCAGCCTGCGGGCTCTGTGACAGTCGTGGTCAAAGTGGGGCgctattgggatttttttttcatgttgctcCAAAAAATGTAATCGGGATTTCTGTAAatgaaaattgtaaaatgtaaatttgttCACTGTTCCATATATGCcctaatgatttggagtgcatgagaaagtggaagtgcactagtgcgctaaccactcggtcgccatgaCCGGTCTTGATACTTCCAAAGCAGCAACTGCCTGTCATCTGCACTTGTTTTGGTCTGCTTGTTCTGTCCTGCAAAGGACTCCTGCCTTGTTCCCCTGGTCTGCACACCTGCACATCGTTTGCACCCTACTTTGTTTGTCGTTCTCTGTGAGCGCCCTTTATTTATCGGTTTATACTTTTTTACTACACATGCCTTAGTCTCTGCTCTGGGGTCCTCACCCAGCGTAACACCACCATGTTGTGGagttcaatttaaaaataatacaacaggaggttgcctacagccacagttcATAATGCTAGTTTTTTGACATGATATTTGCACTGTAGAGACTGTGGCTTGtgcataaacagaaaaggcGAAACATTCTTCAAATACAATGAAaatttattcaaaaaaaaaataataataataacaataataacctAATAACATTAAAAGTGATCTTTCTGTCCAGATTGCACGGTCACGCAGCCTCAGGGTTTCTTCGTCTTTCAAGGAAACAATAACAGAAGAAAGAAATAACGCACGTCTGGTAAGATGGATTCATGGTTTAGCGTTCATGCAACACTTCCAGTCCCATGCCACATTTTTAGTATAAAAATAGAACGTTAGCTTGGAGGAAACGTTGCTTTTAGTGGAGCACGGATTGGCTggctgtagaaaaaaaaacaaaaggtcacAAAGGATGAAAGCAACAAAACAGTCCTAAAGAGATCTcgctataaatatatataagtatatatatatatatatttttttttttcaatgcaatCCCGTTAGCTGTGTACCGCTCTATGACGAGCTCGTCCGCATGCTCGTCATCCCCAACAATAAACAATCTTTACCCCCCTTTTACAAAACTTTGGGCTTACAAAAATAACTGGGAATCATATTTTATacatccgttttttttttttgcttaaatacAAAAACCAAAAAGGAGATCCATGAAATCTTTTTCCTGAGGCCTCCGTCTCAGAATCATTCTTACTTTGGAGAACGCaatggaaaatatataaaaacaaacaacaacaacaaacaaaaaaaacaggcgtAAAGTTCCCCTCAATGACACGTGAGATTGAACGTTAGTGCaggaacacaaaaacacagcaaatgctcattttttccgtttttttgttttttgtttttttttttggaaaatgagtgGAGTCATTTTGGTTTGCGGTTTGCGGACAAACTCTCGTTGCCGGCTGAGTTGGGAAGCGGGAAACCGACCACACAGAAGTCAACGACGCCCCCTGCTGGACAAGGCAGTGAAATGCGTACTAGCTTGTGCTTTTTAACTCCTGATGCCACAACTACTTATcatgtacaaatgtatatagtacataatatatactatatactatatactacacacacacacacacaaggccgATGACATCATTGACGTGTTTGAAAGGAAGTTTGGAGGCAGTGGTCGTCGTAGCAACCGCAGGGTGACatgacgtgacgtgacgtgacgttCGGGGTCGACGCGGACAAGTTGACGCCAGGccttttttgacagacatgggAAAAGTGCTTTGATTTGTGCAGAAAAAGGGAAGCTCGTGGGGGGGTGGGGCGGAGACTTTGGGGGGCGGTCCCGCTACGGAAGAGGCGGGTGTGGTCCTTCCGTACGGAGACACACCTGGCAACCGGACAACGTAAATGCTGTCATTTACGTTTGGCAGTAAATACGACGCAAACCCAGTACCGTTTTTTATGTGCCATTGGGCAAATAAATAAAGATGTTGTCCATCTTTGGTGgaaatatgcttttattttagtAAGTACCCCCCCGCCCCAACCACCCCCCTCGCCCTTTCCCTTCCATTAGTACACAAAAGGAAGACTCAAGTCACAGAGGGTTAGGACAGGGTGAGGGATTAAAATTTAGAACTATCATAAATTGAGGGATTATATTTCGGGTGAGGGACCATGCTTAGGGTGAAGGATTCAAGTTAGGGATTAAGTTTAGGGTTTAGGGAACAGGGTTAGGGTGAGAGATTAAAGTTAAGAAGCCTTCAGGTTAAGAAGGTTAGGATTAAATTTTGGGTGAGTGACCCCAAGGGATTAAAGTTTAGCTTTAGGGTAAAGTTAGGGATTaagtttagggttagggattCAGTTGAGGGTTAGGGTCAGGTGAGGGATTAAGTTTAGTGTTAGGTgccagggttagggtagggtgagggattaaattttaatttcGGGATTCAGTTTAGGGTTTGGGTCAGGTGAGGGATTAAGTTTAGTGTTAGGTGCCAGGGTTTGGGTCTGGTGGGGGATCAAGTTTAGTGTTAGGTGCCAGGTTTAGGGTGGGGTGAGGGAGTAAGTTTAAATTTAGGGATTCagtttagggttaggggctaggggCCAGGGTTTGGGTCAGGTGAGGGATTAGGTTTAGTGTTAGGTGTCAGGTTTAGGGTGGGGTGAGGGATTAAGTTTAAATTTAGGGATTCAGTTTAGGGTCAGGGGCCAGGGTTTGGGTCCGATGGGTGATTAAGTTTAGGGTTAGGTGCCAGGTTTAGGGTGGGGGGAGGGATTAAGTTTAAATGTAGGAATTCAGTTTAGGGTTTGGGTCAGGTGAGGGATTAAGTTTAGTGTTAGGTGCCAGGGTTTGGGTCTGGTGGGGGATTAAGTTTAGTGTTAGGAgccagggttagggtagggtagggATTAAGTTTAAATTTAAGGATTCAGTTTAGGGTTTAGGTCAGGTGAAGGATTAAGTTTAGTGTTAGGTGCCAGGGTTTGGGTCAGGTGAGGGATTAAGTTTAAATTTAGGGACTCAGTTTAGGGTCAGGGGCCAGGGTTTGGGTCCGATGGGTGATTAAGTTTAGGGTTAGGTGCCAGGTTTAGGGTGGGGGAGGGATTAAGTTTAAATGTAGGGATTCAGTTTAGGGTCAGGGGCCAGGGTTTGGGTCCGGTGGGGGATCAAGTTTAGTGTTAGGTCCCAGGTTTAGGGTGGGGTGAGGGATTAAGTTTAAATTTAGGGATTCAGTTTAGGGTCAGGGGCCAGGGTTTGGGTCAGATGAGGGACTTGGTTAAGAGTTAGCAACCAAGGTTTGGGTACGGAGCGGGATTATGTTTAGGGTTGGGGGTCAGGTGAGGGTTTAAACTTGGGATTAGTATTTCCTTCGCCGGAAAATAATCCTAGCAGTCAGTGTGTTTGCATTCAGTGCCGGCGGGGCGTCTAGTGGAAATATCTGCTGCACGGTGCCTTCCAGTTCCGGTTTGAGTGCCCCCACATGTCGGGGGCGACAGCAGTGaaagaaacaaaatataaacCGTCCCTTCATGTCGCATATTAATAAGGAAATAAAAGAGCGGTGACACTGTTTGTTTATGCTTGCATCATTGTGTCTACGCTTagtgtttactgtatgtactgtacatgtatactgtacagtataatgtatactgtacatgtatactgtacagtataatgTATGTAGCATATGGGTGAGAATGAGTGCCGGCGCCTGTCATGTACATTCTCTCCACTAGGGGGCGACAGTGGCCAAGCCAAGGAGGAGTCGCGTACTCCAACCTGCATAAAAAAGTAACAGAAGTGCGGTTAGTTTGATTCTCCCTTCAAAGGCAGTCAGAGACCACCTGGTTCAGTTCTACCGAGACCACCGGTTGACATAAGAAGTGGGAGGGTGGAAGGTGGGGGCCGTGTTTTGGTCTGGTCCACGTgtgccctaaaaaaaaaaaaaggccactcATCGTGAAGTCCGGGTTCCAATCAGAACCTCTGGATGACGGGTTCTGTGTCCTTCTTCTCCCGGTAGCAGTAAGAGCAGTAGTTGCCAGTCTCGGGGTGTCCGTAGTAATTGCAGGCGGGGGTCCGACAGTGGCTGGACTGCGGGCCGCCCAATCCGCCGGCACTGCCCAGCGAGTGATGccggaccgtcggcgcggcgccgcCAGGCTCCAGGAAGCCGTTGGCGTAGCTCCCGGCGCCGGGCTCGCTACCGGGGTAGTCTGGCGGGTCGAACTCGGCGGGGTACAGCGGcgcggcgggggcgggggcggggcctTGCGAGTTATTGCACTGGGGATGCGAAGACGTGGTGCAGTGCCGCGGGAGGGTGACGTAAGAGGGCAGGCCGTTGTAAGAGGACGCGGGCGAGCCGCCCGCGAGCTGGCGCCGAGAATCAGGGGGGTGCATGAGGAGCTGTGTGGGGGCGGAACCCTGGTCTACGATGGAGGGCCGCGGGATGGGCATCACACCCGCGTACATCGCCGGACTCAGGAGGGAGGTCTTGTGCTGGCTCAAAGACGCCGAAGAGTTCTCCGAGAGCTCCTCTTTGGCCTCGTAAGGCCGGTAGCTCAGCTCCCCGCCGCCGCAGACCGCCTCCTTCTTTGGGGGCAGCACGGCGTAGGCCACGCCCTTGCGCTCCAACTCGCGCCGCTGCTCCTGCTCAGCTCGGAAGCGCTCCTCCACCTCGGTGAGGTAGCGCTGGATCCTCTGCTCCCGGAGCGGGTGCTGGTTGTCCGTGGTCAGCATGCCGGCAAAAATGAACTTCCTCTCGCCTTGCATGGCGGCGCGCAGGATGCCCAGGCTGACTTTGACGTCGGCGCCGTACTTGTAGGTCTCGCTCTCCGTGCTGCTGCCCCCGCTGCTCATGCTGCTGCCCGTCCCGTTGAGGCGCTCGCTGCCCGAGGAGGGCGAGCCCTTCCCGGAATCCTCAGAAACGTGGGCGGACGGGGAGCCATCTTTGGCGTCCTTTGCCCCTCGGAAGGAGCTCTTCTTCTTGATCCCGCCCTCCTTCTTGGCGAGTCTGCTGCCGGCGTTCTTCCCCGTCATGAGCCCGCCGACGTTCCTCCTCAGTTTGCTGCCCAGGTTCTTGCCAAAGCTGCCCAGCTTGTTGGCTACAGACTCCGCCCTCTTCTTGTCCTTGTCCTTCTTGCTTTTGTCCTTGTGTCCTTGCGGGGGCGCCGCCGAGGTGCCGTTCTTGGTGGACCCGCCACCGTTGACCGCGGAGGCCGCAGCGCTGTCGCCGTTTCCGTTGGAGCTGCTGCTGACCGACTCTTTGTCGGACTCGCCGGACTCCGGCGGCGTGCGGGCGTCCTCTCCTGCAGACGCGGTGGGGGACTCGGGCTGGGCCAGCGGGGCCTGCTGGAAGGAGGACGAGCGCAAGTCAGTGGGATGGAAGCAACTTCGCCTGACTGGACTCGAACGCAAGGGTGAATCACTGACTTCCTCAGCACAGAAAAGCCCGTGACTCAACTTCCTTCAAGTGGAGAGGCTGGATTTGGATTATTCGGAGATTGAACGTCAAACCAACGCAATCCAATTAACAGCTacaatatttctactttttccaTTTGTCCAAAGATTAAATCCAACCATTAaggaaatgaagtcataatattacaagaagaaaataaacaagTAGGATTTTGAAATAGTtgtataaaaacagcagaattgtaaaaataaatataataaagtccaaatattaagaggcAAAGTTgtaattcattcaatttcattcaacaaaaaatgttttaatattatattattgtgcgGGATAATAACACTACttttgtagcatagagttgaaatattaaagaaaaaagaatcatcattttatttgaaacaaaacaaagtcaggttctaacttttggaaaattaggttgcagaagaATAAACTTGTTCTCTTgctagaattaaaaaaaagtcacatttttttgacaataaacaaaaaaaataatgacattttagtagcatagagttaaaatatgaaagaaaaaatatgctattaatgttatgttgttaaaatgatgagaaacaaaccaaagaaaataaaatagcatttttaaaaaaaaacatgttgggcaaaaagttatgatactatgggaataaattgactatattacatgtatatttacaaaaataaattaaaactacatttgaaatatttggaaaatgtaaaaaaaaaaataaaacagcaaatatggtaacaaaaatgatttaaaaggttatgggaataaagtagaaatgttatggaaataaagtcgtaatattgtgaaatgaaaattttatttatatatatataatttatattatattataatatttatatatattatttaagaagaaatatgacaaaaatatgccattaatgttatgttgttaaaatgatgagaaacaaaccaaagaaaataaaattgcatttttttttaaaaaccatgttgggcaaaaagttatgatactatgggaataaattgactatattacatgtatatttacaaaaataaattaaaactacatttgaaatatttggaaaatgtaaaaaaaaatgttatggaaataaagttgtaatattgtgtaatgaaaaagttatttatatatattatttatattatattataatatattatttaagaagaaatatgacaaaaatatgctattaatgttatgttgttaaaatgatgagaaacaaaccaaagaaaataaaattgcattttttttaaaaccatgttgggcaaaaagttatgatactatgggaataaatccacaatattacatgtatatttacaaaaataaattaaaactacatttgaaatatttggaaaatgtaaaaaaaaatgttatagaaataaagttgtaatattgtgaaatgaaaatgttatttatatatattatttatattatattatttattatattatattatttatatatattatttacgaggaaatatgacagaaatatgctattaatgttatgttgttaaaatgatgagaaacaaaccaaagaaaataaaattgcattttttttaaaccatgttgggcaaaaagttatgatactatgggaataaattgactatattacatgtatatttacacaaataaattaaaactacatttgaaatatttggaaaatgtaaaaaaaaattatggaaataaagttgtaatattgtgaaatgaaaatgttatttatatatattatttatattatattatttattatattatattatttatatatattatttaagaggaaatgtgacaaaaatatgctattaatgttatgtttttaaaatgatgagaaacaaaccaaagaaaataaaattgcattttttttaaaaccatgttGGGCATAATGTTatgatactatgggaataaattcacaatattacatgtatatttacaaaaataaattaaaactacatttgaaatatttggaaaattactcGTTTAAAGAAAACCACAAGCTTCATATTGAAGGACTAAGAAAAGAATCATGACCTGCAGCTCTAGCTGTACCATTTTCAATATGCACCAAATGAACAATtgacaaatcaatcaatcaatcaatcaatcaatcaatcaatcaatcaatc
This genomic window from Doryrhamphus excisus isolate RoL2022-K1 chromosome 17, RoL_Dexc_1.0, whole genome shotgun sequence contains:
- the otud7b gene encoding OTU domain-containing protein 7B isoform X1 — protein: MTVDMDSVLTNFLQSTGADPGLARDLLEGKNWDLRAALSDFEQLRQVQAGGLMYPYPEERTYLSPEKEKARLGRPVLQRQDEVAQAAEKSQLRSSPAASMARTHTAGNADQLLNTPEFTFQLPDLSMYQDDFRVTERDLIEKSMMVALEHAGRLNWWTKVVPNCQSLLPLTTTGDGNCLLHAASLGMWGCHDRDLSLRKALLEQMSHGVEQEALKRRWRWQLTQQNKESGLVYSEEEWQKEWNELLKLASSEPRVNYSNNVNNRGESSDEPVYESLEEFHVFVLAHVLNRPIVVVADTMLRDSGGEAFAPIPFGGIYLPLEVAAAKCHRSPLVLAYDQAHFSALVPMEQKDISKEQVVIPLTDSEHKMLPLHFAVDPGKDWEWGKDDTNNVMLASVALSLEAKLQMLHSYMTVNWLPLPCEQAPLAQPESPTASAGEDARTPPESGESDKESVSSSSNGNGDSAAASAVNGGGSTKNGTSAAPPQGHKDKSKKDKDKKRAESVANKLGSFGKNLGSKLRRNVGGLMTGKNAGSRLAKKEGGIKKKSSFRGAKDAKDGSPSAHVSEDSGKGSPSSGSERLNGTGSSMSSGGSSTESETYKYGADVKVSLGILRAAMQGERKFIFAGMLTTDNQHPLREQRIQRYLTEVEERFRAEQEQRRELERKGVAYAVLPPKKEAVCGGGELSYRPYEAKEELSENSSASLSQHKTSLLSPAMYAGVMPIPRPSIVDQGSAPTQLLMHPPDSRRQLAGGSPASSYNGLPSYVTLPRHCTTSSHPQCNNSQGPAPAPAAPLYPAEFDPPDYPGSEPGAGSYANGFLEPGGAAPTVRHHSLGSAGGLGGPQSSHCRTPACNYYGHPETGNYCSYCYREKKDTEPVIQRF
- the otud7b gene encoding OTU domain-containing protein 7B isoform X2 — protein: MTVDMDSVLTNFLQSTGADPGLARDLLEGKNWDLRAALSDFEQLRQVQAGGLMYPYPEERTYLSPEKEKARLGRPVLQRQDEVAQAAEKSQLRSSPAASMARTHTAGNADQLLNTPEFTFQLPDLSMYQDDFRVTERDLIEKSMMVALEHAGRLNWWTKVVPNCQSLLPLTTTGDGNCLLHAASLGMWGCHDRDLSLRKALLEQMSHGVEQEALKRRWRWQLTQQNKESGLVYSEEEWQKEWNELLKLASSEPRVNYSNNVNNRGESSDEPVYESLEEFHVFVLAHVLNRPIVVVADTMLRDSGGEAFAPIPFGGIYLPLEVAAAKCHRSPLVLAYDQAHFSALVPMEQKDISKEQVVIPLTDSEHKMLPLHFAVDPGKDWEWGKDDTNNVMLASVALSLEAKLQMLHSYMTVNWLPLPCEAPLAQPESPTASAGEDARTPPESGESDKESVSSSSNGNGDSAAASAVNGGGSTKNGTSAAPPQGHKDKSKKDKDKKRAESVANKLGSFGKNLGSKLRRNVGGLMTGKNAGSRLAKKEGGIKKKSSFRGAKDAKDGSPSAHVSEDSGKGSPSSGSERLNGTGSSMSSGGSSTESETYKYGADVKVSLGILRAAMQGERKFIFAGMLTTDNQHPLREQRIQRYLTEVEERFRAEQEQRRELERKGVAYAVLPPKKEAVCGGGELSYRPYEAKEELSENSSASLSQHKTSLLSPAMYAGVMPIPRPSIVDQGSAPTQLLMHPPDSRRQLAGGSPASSYNGLPSYVTLPRHCTTSSHPQCNNSQGPAPAPAAPLYPAEFDPPDYPGSEPGAGSYANGFLEPGGAAPTVRHHSLGSAGGLGGPQSSHCRTPACNYYGHPETGNYCSYCYREKKDTEPVIQRF